In one window of Temnothorax longispinosus isolate EJ_2023e chromosome 9, Tlon_JGU_v1, whole genome shotgun sequence DNA:
- the Impbeta11 gene encoding importin-11 gives MEAAVIEVLRQAVSQDPNVLKSAEETLKQWETQQGFYIALYNVLSNHSLAIEVRWMAVVYLKIGVERYWRKNAPNAIEENEKEFLRQHLLINFEEPMSPLAIQLAVLISKIARFDCPREWGTLVPTLLEVIRQENPLAQRQALLTLHHVVKALASRRLADGQRLFRELTATMFNFILNLWNTYTESFLIMASNGADVNQTQETLEKALLLLRILRQLIVNGFSKPSESQDAMLFLKVVFERAKTCLECRKTLASRGVQVDVCEKFIIHLTKVLLGVLETHPFCYVELIPTSLEFSVFYCFTEAGQALAFERFIIQCLNLVKTILLSTYYRRPAKVMLLEKTKDKDPLVLRACQLRQEFFTPETLTEICSRLVTHYFLLTPADLEMWDTHPENFAIDDGGESWKYSLRPCTESLFLAIFHHFRDVLASVLVDLMRQHHQPVDPNNLHAILVKDAVYRAVGLAAFDLYDEVNFDQWFSTTLKEELKVRNNNYRIIRRRVCWLIGQWTNIKLSAGLRPELYKLMIEALNPEEDLGVRLAASNALKRAIDDFQFNPEEFTPFLEPAFSLLFALLKEVNECDTKMHVLFVLSFIIERVGSGIKPHVGALSSYLPELWQQSEVYNMLRCAIVSTLIHLEKALGSESVILEPLVVSVVALSVDVNQEGHIYLLEEGLELWIALLENTPTPTPAIMDLFRNMPALLDQTTENLRLCLYIIQMYVLLSPQDFFTQRGSVVIESLKTLLSDLRSEGRVMMLRLFEICLRTSPQQGAELIKPVLLKIFQSVYNSDEYPLVMTMNLSIVARVLLGSRDIFVQVISDLAQSIGTETREDVVLGKLVHSWVTAMPLVAQTERRKLLALALCSLLGANSPPTVLEYFPQIISNIVETLNDITKFDDSGYPVDSLMIADQTSPSWYEDVDYETEHAQRQKRLVFNDPVHSISLKDTLQSQLITLRGIVGNHQFDQLMLTLNSEIDEQLKDYISL, from the exons ATGGAAGCCGCGGTGATAGAAGTTCTACGACAGGCGGTCAGTCAGGATCCCAATGTTCTGAAGTCTGCGGAGGAAACGCTGAAGCAATGGGAGACTCAGCAAGGATTTTATATAGCGTTATAT aaTGTTCTTTCGAATCATTCCTTGGCTATTGAAGTTAGATGGATGGCTGTAGTGTATTTGAAGATCGGGGTTGAGAGATACTGGAGGAAAAATGCGCCAAA CGCAATCGAAGAAAATGAGAAGGAATTTCTGCGACAGCATCTGCTCATCAATTTTGAAGAACCTATGAGTCCATTAGCTATACAATTAGCAGTTCTTATTTCCAAGATAGCAAG gtTTGATTGCCCCAGAGAATGGGGTACGCTGGTACCAACATTGCTGGAAGTCATAAGGCAAGAAAATCCTTTGGCGCAGCGTCAGGCGTTATTAACGCTGCATCACGTTGTCAAGGCTCTGGCGTCCCGACGCTTGGCCGACGGACAGAGGCTCTTCCGAGAATTGACTGCGACTAtgttcaattttattctaaaccTATGGAATACTTATACCGAGTCCTTCCTGATTATGGCGTCTAATGGTGCCGACGTCAATCAGACACAAGAAACCTTAGAAAAAGCACTTCTACTATTAAGAATACTTAGGCAACTGATCGTAAATGGTTTCTCTAAACCATCCGAATCTCAAGATGCCATGTTGTTTCTGAAAGTCGTTTTCGAGCGTGCAAAGACCTGCCTTGAGTGTC gaAAAACTTTAGCCTCTAGAGGCGTGCAAGTGGATGTGTGCGAAAagtttataatacatttgacCAAAGTTTTATTAGGAGTCTTAGAGACTCATCCGTTTTGCTATGTGGAACTTATACCGACTTCTCTAGAGTTCTCTGTTTTTTACTGCTTCACAGAAGCTGGCCAAGCGTTAGCAtttgaaagatttattattcagtgtctaaatttagtaaaaaccATTTTATTGTCGACGTATTACAGAAGACCAGCGAAAGTTATGTTATTGGAAA AGACGAAAGATAAAGATCCATTGGTTTTGAGGGCGTGCCAATTAAGGCAAGAGTTTTTCACACCGGAAACGTTAACGGAGATTTGCTCCAGGCTTGTCACGCATTACTTCCTTTTGACACCTGCGGATCTTGAAATGTGGGATACCCATCCAGAAAATTTCG CTATTGACGATGGCGGAGAATCATGGAAATATAGTTTGAGG CCTTGCACAGAATCCTTATTTTTGGCAATCTTCCATCACTTTAGAGATGTTCTCGCCTCGGTTTTGGTTGACTTGATGCGGCAGCATCACCAACCTGTCGATCCTAACAATTTACACGCAATTCTAGTGAAAGACGCGGTGTATCGCGCAGTTGGTCTAGCCGCATTCGATTTGTATGACGAG GTAAACTTTGATCAGTGGTTTTCGACGACTTTAAAAGAGGAATTGAAGGTtcgaaataacaattatagGATTATTAGAAGACGCGTGTGTTGGTTGATTGGCCAATGGACGA ACATCAAGTTAAGTGCGGGATTAAGGCCGGAGTTGTACAAGCTCATGATAGAAGCATTGAATCCCGAGGAGGACTTAGGGGTTCGTTTAGCAGCGAGCAACGCCTTGAAACGGGCAATTGATGATTTTCAGTTTAATCCGGAGGAGTTTACTCCTTTCTTGGAACCAGccttttctttacttttcgCACTTCTTAAAGAAGTAAACGAATGCGATACAAAG atGCATGTGTTGTTTGTGCTATCGTTCATTATCGAGCGTGTTGGTAGTGGAATCAAGCCGCATGTCGGTGCACTCAGCTCGTATCTACCTGAACTTTGGCAGCAATCTGAGGTATACAATATGCTGAGGTGTGCCATAGTATCGACTCTGATACACTTGGAGAAG GCTCTAGGTTCGGAAAGCGTTATTCTGGAGCCATTGGTGGTGAGCGTCGTGGCTCTGAGTGTCGATGTTAATCAAGAGGgacacatttatttattagaggAGGGATTGGAACTGTGGATAGCTTTATTGGAAAATACACCTACACCGACGCCAGCTATAATGGATCTTTTCAGAAATATGCCAGCGTTGTTGG ATCAAACCACGGAGAATCTGCGTTTATGTCTGTACATAATTCAAATGTACGTATTATTGAGTCCACAAGATTTCTTTACTCAGAGGGGTTCGGTGGTCATCGAGTCGTTGAAAACGCTGCTCAGTGACTTGCGGTCGGAGGGTAGGGTGATGATGCTGAGATTATTTGAGATTTGTCTCAGAACTTCTCCTCAACAGGGCGCGGAACTGATAAAGCCCGTTTTGCTAAAGATATTCCA GAGTGTTTACAATAGCGATGAATATCCATTGGTCATGACCATGAATCTGTCTATCGTCGCGAGAGTTTTACTAGGTTCCCGTGATATTTTTGTACag GTAATCAGCGATCTAGCGCAGAGTATAGGAACTGAAACCAGAGAAGATGTTGTACTCGGAAAACTGGTACACAGTTGGGTTACCGCAATGCCGCTGGTGGCTCAGACCGAAAGGCGCAAGTTACTAGCCCTCGCGCTGTGTTCGCTCCTCGGGGCAAACAGTCCACCCACAGTTCTCGAATATTTCCCGCAGATAATATCGAACATTGTCGAGACGCTTAACGACATCACAAAGTTTGACGATTCGGGCTATCCTGTCGA CTCCTTAATGATCGCCGATCAGACCAGCCCTTCGTGGTACGAGGATGTGGATTATGAAACCGAGCATGCTCAACGCCAGAAGAGACTCGTCTTCAATGATCCCGTACACAGTATATCTTTGAAAGATACGCTCCAAAGTCAG CTGATCACGCTGCGAGGTATAGTCGGTAATCATCAGTTTGACCAATTGATGCTCACCCTCAACTCCGAGATCGACGAACAACTCAAGGACTACATATCGCTGTGA
- the Rps6 gene encoding small ribosomal subunit protein eS6, whose amino-acid sequence MKLNVSYPATGCQKLFEISDEHKLRIFYERRMGAEVEADALGDEWKGYVVRISGGNDKQGFPMKQGILTNGRVRLLLSKGHSCYRPRRDGERKRKSVRGCIVDSNLSVLALVIIRKGKQEIPGLTDMNVPRRLGPKRASKIRKLFNLSKKDDVRQFVVKRPVQKEGKKERFKAPKIQRLITPIVLQRKRHRLALKKKRCLARKEQAAEYAKLLAQRQKEAKNRRQEELKRRRSASLRESKSSTQTAPAGGAQVQ is encoded by the exons ATGAAG CTGAACGTGTCGTATCCCGCGACAGGATGTCAGAAGCTGTTCGAAATTTCGGACGAGCACAAGCTCAGAATCTTCTACGAGAGGCGCATGGGCGCCGAGGTCGAGGCTGACGCCCTGGGAGACGAATGGAAAGGCTACGTGGTGCGCATCTCCGGGGGTAACGACAAGCAAGGTTTCCCCATGAAGCAGGGTATTCTGACAAACG GTCGTGTGCGTTTGTTGCTTTCCAAGGGACACTCTTGCTACAGACCACGACGAGATGGTGAGCGCAAGCGAAAATCAGTTCGCGGTTGCATCGTAGACTCCAATTTGTCTGTGCTGGCGCTCGTCATCATCAGGAAGGGCAAACAG GAAATCCCGGGATTGACTGACATGAATGTACCGCGTCGTCTGGGACCAAAGAGAGCGAGCAAAATTCGCAAACTCTTCAATCTCTCGAAGAAGGATGATGTACGGCAGTTTGTTGTAAAACGACCGGTccaaaaagaaggaaagaaggaACGGTTTAAGGCGCCGAAGATTCAGCGTTTGATCACGCCAATTGTTCTTCAG AGAAAAAGACATAGATTGGCGTTGAAGAAGAAGCGCTGTCTGGCTCGCAAGGAGCAAGCGGCGGAGTACGCCAAGCTGCTGGCGCAAAGGCAGAAGGAGGCGAAGAACAGGCGCCAAGAGGAACTCAAGCGAAGGCGCAGCGCCTCATTGCGCGAATCCAAATCTTCGACCCAGACGGCACCAGCGGGGGGTGCGCAAGTTCAGTAA
- the LOC139819615 gene encoding uncharacterized protein, giving the protein MPKLGIATSETHTRPHFASHTQSSLMKRRTPMKSKQNSSSSMKDVSGLKRPQGNVILRSSGIHKKRSNIVKQSRSMQMMIMILKQQRDRRATVFLTDSELIKTCRSENPLISLRSDLIKDVSDDLKKCAGSPAKLANRTLRGELTKVVDESEKHADNSHASQGETNCTGRDHSESISVSSEDRTIVDVAYKLQLHLSDEEEPADSRCEVEVHRRGTESGEKPNDFPKEDCSEIETQIHPQNANAATNRKRTRKFWTNRRTGNERVDVDRARRTDLQNSKSTKHIDNPRDNSSANDKLAMNGNVIARRKGALQRNVASNQRAWKPPGVSKTWATESATSLQPISQKSSQSTEKSTASSRNKHSSSEHVEASNSESTSSSTSANQSKMLMKENRDPRANRMMKICEHLAETKQRQRLQSGGTLPKKRWSRTKIGTKFVDKRDDANPTLSKSKSRHCQTRPIVLKESSNNSNVEQHTASTLTRGKRARTMEVIHTLRKIINDSAREDEDAEENAVNDFDHEKDDNEIETSPNHDTSLQNNELHMFTKDVNLDEADQPSRRSICTQTELHLPSDQEIDAEEDQDLKEILKLTRIVATQTSPCNRNVVEIGCNTSNVVYNDVEVSCDLMDFINSKTEVDPATIEDKSTLDGPIHTEPSCDLIDLTSSVTEIDTGTIEGESTLDGLIHTEYSPLKHIEINVESENTNENRELPLNGCKETLNTQMSVKLENYDSMEIAAKTTNDAAREVEKIIQEEAYQISLNLLENSDDKTDTDNDKQESTKCSNNHGASSTSVNNLSLTRSPSLTIDDCNVSHHSSEDITKYSENDVQDEDTVTSELKVDGIPSDVMAAFELAAERARNLHEAVIIYHRNLTSKESGKRNEKTDEDYEMSEFRDDRHCPGIHTPFTSRENEDKMKLKCEAMCHLANNGEDFDGFSTYSSRGSTSDRICDFESFSRSSKEDYFGIDQEEENNVLSENKRARSTLNESSDSDDTEYLIQILKEIQSRRNRSNENFGTKGAINKTLALPVAIKETCLISRENLISFIYCIVCTVVFWFLQFSFRCDSTK; this is encoded by the exons ATGCCGAAACTCGGGATAGCCACGAGCGAAACGCACACCCGGCCACATTTCGCGAGCCACACGCAATCTTCCTTGATGAAAAGACGGACGCCGATGAAATCGAAGCAGaattcgtcgtcgtcgatgaAAGATGTGAGTGGGTTGAAGAGGCCGCAAGGAAACGTCATTCTCAGATCGAGCGGAATTCACAAGAAACGAAGTAACATCGTGAAGCAGAGCAGAAGCATGCAGATGATGATAATGATCCTCAAGCAACAGCGGGACCGTCGTGCGACCGTTTTTCTCACTGACAGCGAACTAATCAAAACTTGTCGATCGGAGAATCCTCTCATTTCTCTTCGAAGCGATTTGATCAAAGACGTCTCCGACGATCTCAAAAAATGCGCCGGCAGTCCAGCTAAACTGGCGAACCGAACTCTTCGCGGCGAACTGACAAAAGTCGTCGACGAGTCCGAAAAGCACGCAGATAATTCACATGCTTCTCAGGGTGAAACGAACTGTACAGGGAGAGATCATTCGGAAAGCATTAGCGTCTCTTCCGAAGATCGTACAATCGTAGACGTCGCGTATAAGCTCCAATTACATTTGAGCGACGAGGAGGAGCCGGCGGACTCGCGTTGCGAAGTCGAAGTTCACCGTCGCGGAACAGAATCGGGAGAAAAACCCAACGACTTTCCGAAGGAGGATTGCTCCGAGATCGAGACACAAATACATCCGCAAAATGCAAACGCCGCGACGAATCGCAAACGTACGCGGAAATTTTGGACGAACAGAAGAACCGGGAACGAACGCGTTGATGTCGACCGCGCGCGTCGTACCGATTTACAAAATTCTAAAAGCACGAAACACATTGATAATCCGCGAGATAATTCGTCAGCGAACGATAAGCTAGCTATGAACGGCAATGTGATTGCCCGGAGGAAGGGTGCTCTTCAAAGGAATGTCGCTTCTAATCAGCGAGCCTGGAAACCACCCGGCGTCTCGAAAACTTGGGCTACGGAAAGCGCAACGTCTTTACAACCGATATCACAGAAGTCGTCTCAGTCAACCGAAAAATCCACCGCTTCGTCGAGGAACAAACATTCGTCGTCTGAACATGTCGA agcCTCTAATAGCGAGTCTACGAGCAGCTCGACATCAGCAAATCAGTCCAAGATGTTAATGAAAGAGAACAGAGACCCTCGCGCAAATCGCATGATGAAAATCTGCGAACATCTCGC ggAAACGAAACAGCGGCAGAGGCTGCAAAGCGGAGGGACGTTGCCGAAGAAGAGATGGTCGAGAACGAAGATCGGCACAAAGTTTGTAGATAAACGCGATGACGCGAACCCAACCCTGTCGAAATCGAAATCGCGACATTGTCAAACGCGACCAATTGTGCTGAAAGAATCCTCGAACAATTCGAATGTCGAGCAGCATACTGCGTCCACCCTGACTCGTGGCAAGAGAGCAAGAACCATGGAGGTAATCCACACATTGAGAAAGATCATCAACGACAGCGCAAGAGAAGACGAAGACGCGGAGGAAAACGCTGTGAACGACTTCGATCACGAGAAAGACGACAATGAGATCGAAACGTCGCCAAATCACGACACTTCCTTGCAAAATAACGAACTACATATGTTTACGAAAGATGTAAACTTGGATGAAGCTGATCAACCTTCTCGAAGATCAATCTGCACGCAGACGGAGTTACATCTCCCTTCTGATCAAGAAATTGACGCTGAAGAGGACCAAGATCTGaaggaaattttgaaattgacTCGAATTGTCGCGACACAAACATCGCCTTGTAATAGAAATGTAGTTGAAATTGGATGCAATACTTCTAATGTCGTTTATAACGATGTGGAAGTTTCCTGCGATCTGATGGACTTTATAAATTCGAAAACAGAAGTTGATCCAGCCACGATTGAGGATAAATCAACTTTAGATGGTCCAATTCATACGGAGCCTTCCTGCGATCTGATAGACCTCACAAGTTCGGTAACAGAGATTGATACAGGTACAATTGAAGGTGAATCAACTTTAGATGGTCTAATTCATACGGAGTATTCGCCTCTTAaacatattgaaattaatgttgAAAGTGAAAATACTAATGAAAACAGGGAACTTCCGCTCAACGGCTGCAAAGAGACATTGAATACACAGATGAGcgtaaaattagaaaattatgataGCATGGAAATTGCGGCAAAAACGACAAATGATGCTGCTAGAGAAGTAGAAAAGATTATACAAGAGGAAGCTTACCAAATTTCTTTAAACTTACTTGAAAATTCTGACGATAAAACAGACACTGACAACGATAAACAGGAATCCACAAAATGCTCCAATAATCACGGCGCAAGTAGTACTTCAGTAAATAATCTATCTTTAACAAGATCTCCATCACTAACGATCGACGATTGTAATGTGTCTCATCACTCTTCCGAGGATATCACGAAATATTCCGAAAACGACGTCCAGGACGAAGATACGGTCACGTCGGAATTGAAAGTTGACGGTATACCAAGCGACGTGATGGCTGCTTTTGAGCTCGCGGCAGAGCGCGCGCGCAATCTTCACGAGGCAGTCATTATATATCATAGAAATTTAACGTCGAAGGAATCTGGGAAACGAAATGAGAAAACGGACGAAGATTACGAAATGTCGGAGTTCCGAGATGATCGGCATTGTCCCGGGATACATACCCCTTTCACAAGTCGCGAAAATGAAGATAAGATGAAATTGAAATGCGAAGCGATGTGTCACCTCGCGAACAACGGTGAAGATTTCGACGGATTCTCAACGTACTCGTCGCGCGGCAGTACTTCCGATCGAATATGCGACTTCGAAAGTTTTTCGAGATCATCGAAAGAGGATTATTTTGGGATAGACcaggaagaagaaaataacgttctttcagaaaataaaCGAGCGAGGTCGACTTTAAACGAAAGTTCTGATTCCGACGACACGGAGTATCtgatacaaatattgaaagaaatacAATCGAGGAGAAATAGaagtaacgaaaattttgGAACGAAAGGAGcgattaataaaactttggcACTTCCTGTGGCGATTAAAGAAACTTGCCTTATATCGCGTGaaaatcttatttcttttatttattgcatcgTCTGTACTGTAGTGTTTTggtttttacaattttcgttCCGATGTGACTCAACAAAGTAA
- the LOC139819617 gene encoding hemocyte protein-glutamine gamma-glutamyltransferase — MSFEEPLIVEAVYLYEKENAETHRTFNFEMVHQDPAIPVLRRGQAFHMALRFNREYVDETDIVRLLFSFGPNPNVLRGTRGVNTVTSRETYLTDLEAWGVRMIGAQDGDLSVEVRSPIDSPVGVWQLNVETNTLGRRQAPNTYSYDKDIYLLFNPWLKEDLVYMEDDQLLDEYILNDVGKIWVGPWGSSRGREWVFGQFDACVLPACQLLLERSGIKAISRGDPVRMARAISRIINSNDDKGVITGRWDGDYSDGTAPSGWTGSVPILEQFWETGNEVKYGQCWVFAGVVTTVCRALGIPSRVVSNLVSAHDANASLSVDRYYDLNNEELEYDPNNPMGEDSIWNYHVWNDVWMARPDLPKGYGGWQAIDATPQEHSDNFYQCGPASVEAVKEGAVGYNYDVTFMVASVNADLMRWKEDPESDLGYSKIDCNKYHIGRMILTKAPWIFDPNGDKDRQDITSVYKAKEGTEVERLTLYRAVRSTEMAKRFYSMPSPGKEDVEFDLIELERVNIGEPFAVTVNIKNKSDETRTIQAILSAGSVYYTGVKANLVKRASGDFVLQPNAVEQLRLSVTVNDYLDKLVEYCIMKLYCIATVKETRQTWADEDDFQVLKPNIDVKIEGEPAVGKPSTITLSFKNPLKRILTNCQFNYAGPGLSRNKTLAFRDVGPEENVYVEHQLVPQKSGEQKIIATFTSKELVDITGCATVDVLDAE, encoded by the exons ATGTCATTCGAGGAGCCGCTGATAGTTGAAGCGGTGTACTTGTACGAGAAGGAGAATGCCGAGACCCATCGCACCTTCAATTTTGAAATGGTCCACCAGGATCCCGCGATTCCCGTCCTCCGACGAGGACAGGCCTTCCACATGGCTCTGAGATTCAACCGCGAGTACGTGGACGAAACCGACATCGTCCGGCTGCTCTTCAGCTTCGGCCCGAACCCCAACGTGCTACGTGGCACCAGGGGAGTGAACACGGTCACCAGCAGGGAGACTTACCTGACCGATTTGGAGGCTTGGGGCGTTCGGATGATCGGCGCTCAAGACGGGGATCTGTCCGTCGAGGTCAGAAGTCCGATCGACAGTCCCGTCGGCGTGTGGCAATTGAACGTGGAGACCAACACCCTCGGTAGAAGACAAGCGCCGAATACTTACAGCTATGATAAAGATATCTATTTACTCTTCAATCCGTGGCTGAAAG AGGATTTGGTGTATATGGAGGACGACCAACTGCTCGACGAGTACATCCTCAATGACGTCGGGAAGATATGGGTGGGTCCATGGGGTAGCTCCCGTGGCAGAGAATGGGTATTTGGGCAATTCGACGCGTGTGTGCTACCGGCTTGTCAGTTGTTGCTCGAGAGATCCGGTATCAAGGCGATTTCCAGAGGCGACCCGGTCAGAATGGCTCGGGCGATCTCGAGAATT ATAAACTCTAACGACGATAAGGGTGTGATAACCGGCCGCTGGGACGGCGATTACAGCGACGGCACCGCGCCGTCCGGCTGGACCGGGAGCGTGCCCATCCTCGAGCAGTTCTGGGAGACCGGCAATGAGGTAAAATACGGTCAATGCTGGGTCTTCGCCGGGGTCGTCACCACGGTGTGTCGCGCCCTGGGGATTCCGTCGAGAGTGGTGTCCAATCTGGTATCGGCCCACGACGCCAATGCCTCGCTATCGGTGGATCGTTACTACGATTTAAATAACGAGGAACTCGAGTACGACCCGAACAATCCCATGGGCGAGGACTCCATCTGGAATTACCACGTGTGGAACGACGTGTGGATGGCGAGACCGGATCTCCCCAAGGGTTACGGAGGCTGGCAGGCCATCGATGCCACTCCTCAGGAACACTCAGACAACTTTTATCAATGTGGGCCGGCGTCGGTGGAGGCCGTCAAGGAGGGTGCCGTCGGTTACAATTACGACGTGACCTTTATGGTAGCGTCCGTGAACGCGGATCTAATGAGATGGAAGGAGGACCCGGAGAGCGACCTGGGATATTCCAAGATCGACTGCAACAAGTATCA CATCGGCCGAATGATTTTAACAAAGGCGCCGTGGATCTTCGATCCTAATGGAGACAAGGATAGGCAGGACATAACGTCGGTTTACAAAGCCAAGGAAG GCACCGAGGTCGAGAGGTTGACCCTGTACAGGGCGGTGCGCAGCACCGAGATGGCGAAGAGATTCTACTCGATGCCATCGCCGGGTAAAGAGGACGTCGAGTTTGATCTTATCGAGCTCGAACGCGTCAATATCGGCGAGCCGTTCGCCGTGACCGTGAACATCAAGAACAAGTCCGACGAGACGCGCACCATTCAGGCCATCCTGTCAGCCGGCAGCGTTTATTATACCGGAGTTAAGGCGAATCTGGTGAAGAGAGCGTCCGGCGACTTTGTGCTTCAACCGAACGCCG TGGAACAATTAAGGCTCAGTGTAACGGTGAATGATTACCTAGACAAGCTGGTGGAGTATTGCATTATGAAGTTATATTGTATTGCCACGGTCAAGGAAACCCGGCAAACTTGGGCAGACGAAGATGACTTTCAGGTTTTAAAGCCGAATATCGATGTTAAG ATCGAAGGTGAACCAGCGGTTGGAAAACCATCGACCATCACGTTGAGTTTTAAGAATCCTTTGAAGAGAATTTTGACCAATTGCCAGTTCAACTATGCCGGGCCCGGTCTCTCCAGGAACAAGACCTTGGCCTTCAGGGACGTCGGGCCCGAGGAGAACGTTTACGTGGAGCATCAGCTCGTGCCGCAAAAGTCCGGAGAGCAGAAGATAATCGCCACTTTTACTTCGAAAGAATTGGTCGACATCACCGGTTGCGCAACCGTTGACGTCCTTGATGCCGAATGA